The Grus americana isolate bGruAme1 chromosome 5, bGruAme1.mat, whole genome shotgun sequence region aagaacaaacaaacaaacaaagttaTTTGTTACCACCTCAGGATCGACCATGCAAGATCAGATAGTTTAATATGcagatttttaaggaaatttcttctttctcacccTCCCACTCCATGCCTTatcatttcagaagcagcagctcccataGTGAAAACTGGGTATTTCATATAATGAAATAGTAACATAGAAATAGAGTTACTAAGTCCAAGTCCCATCTATCACAAGTAACTATATCATTATCCCTTCCAGACACTGATCAAATCCCAGTTTATGAGTAGTTTGCTTTTTACTGCTATtatacaaaatgaaaagctgttcCAGAGCCCCGCTGCTCTGATGATTATGAGCCTTCCTCTTTTCCAATCCAAATCTTTTCACCACCGGTTTATACGTTTGTACAGAGTGTTGTCCTTAACCTGAattgtttttcccctccctggtGTTTAGTCCCctgatgtatttatagaaagaTCGTATCCTCTTTCAAACTTCATTTTGCTAGGAATAGTAATGTTAGAAATAGACTGATGAATTTACTATATTAGATATGGACagacatacatacacacacacagaggctaGAGcactcattttaaaagaaatgcagaaaatacagatgagTCAATGTTTAGTTAACACTGCATTATTTCAAACATGTCGGCAACATATGTAAATTACAATATAAAAGACAGATCAAgttcaaaactgatttttaggGGTTTTAGATCTAAAGACTATCCATCTATAGAAATACCAGAAAGCCTACCTGAAATTCTGTAAAACTCTAGTTTGGGAACAGTACCAAAAGCCCACAATGaatataatttctaaaaaaGAGAGCTGGGAAGACTCAAAGTACATTTGGATAAAAAAGCCTTAGACAGAGGCTAGTTTGGGTGGTAAATAACCtgcagacaaggaaaaaaaaaatcagactgttATTAAAAACACAACCCTAGAAGGAATAAAGACTGAACATACTATTTGTTTGTTTAGAGACAATTTCattctttcacaaaaatattttctagctTTGCTGCTCTGGTACATCAATCCTGAGCACTCTAACTTTCGACTTATAATGATATTCCTTCAGATACAGCTTCACCGATGGAGGAACGGGAAGTGCGTCAATACCATCATAGGTTGTACAGTTGCAAATAACCGTTCTACATATAtgttgaagagaaaaaggaaaagtcctGTTTAGTGGAGTGGATAAAAGCGGTTCAAAGAACATACAGGAACTTGGATCTTTGTAGTGCTCAAGGAGTCCTGTGATGTCAGGAGAATGGAAGACACAAGGGTCGTGGGCATCAAAGCTGAAGTTGTGATTCCACTGCTCTATCCGCGCATGGAGGGAACGACTGTAGCGCCTGAagctcacagaaaacaaatagtCTTCTTGCGCAGAATCTCGTAACAAAAATGTTCCCTCTGGCTTTCCCTCTAGCAGCGCCTCAGCTGCATATTTATCCATGACTCCCCAGTAGCAGGGATTGTTATTGATCTGGAGGAGGTCTGGGACTAGACAGTGGACGTAATCAATCTGCGTGTGGTATTTTGGAGGTGTTTCCATCCGTAGCAGCTCATCATCTGTTTCCCATTTgggcttgtttctttttctagaacTTGTGCACAGTGTTATAACTTCATCGTCGGAGTCCATATCGCTCTCATCTTTACCGCTCCTTACCACCTTACCTGTAACCAACTCAGACCTCGAATCGCCCCTAGAGGAACTGCTGTCGGTGAAGTCACAGGACTGAGAGGGAGAGTCCGTTCCCCCATTGGCAATCTCATTGTCTCGCAGCTGATCCTCCCTTTCCTCGTGCTGGGCTAAATCAGCAATTATCCAGTCTTCTGCTTTCGGACTTATAGGGGCTGTATGTCTTTTGATCAAGTGCCACCGAAAAGCTAGCTCCGAGCGCGGAGGGAAAGGACACTTATCTAGCATTAACTCACTGatatgaatttttctttttgatggcAGTCCTGAGGTGTGCCGACTGCTACAGTTCTTTATAGGAAAGCACTGACCCACAGCATCTTGCAGCTTCTGTTTGAGAGACCGGCCTAAAAATCTGTGACCGCATGAACGGTCTAGATCCAGCTCGATAGAGGAGCAGCTATATTTCCTCTCTTGGTTCTTTAAATTAGTCCCAGATCTTCCCGCAGCACTTGCTGTTTCCGCATCAGAACAGTGCTCGCTCTTTTTAGACCAGGAGAGTTTCTTTCCACTCCAGACATAACCATCCTTTCTGTCCGCGCTTCTGCTCCGGCTGCTTTTGGGTCTCAcgtctgcatttttaatattactgtCCTTATTTTCTGCCATTTTGACAGTTTTGCTTCACAAGTTGCCAGAAAGCTCACTGTGTTTCTTGTAGGGTTTTTCTACGTAAGGAAGCTTCCTCGAGGCACCTTCTGGAAATatctaaggaaaaagaaaacagctaagTTAAGAGTTATGCATGCACACACTGCTAGACCAACGCAGGTGTATACAGGACAACAGCGACAATTAATTGCTAaccatgtaaaaataatatgaTCAAGCTGAATTCACTAGTACACCCCACAAATATCAGCCTGATGCCAGACAAGGCTCTCTTAACCCTTCCTTGGGAAAAGCATCCTCCAGAATAAACCATCTTAGGTGTTTTTAGAGTATCCATTCTGACTACAAGCAGAGCAGACAGTTTTAGGTGTTGGCAATCCTATTGTGCTAGGGTCCATGTTAAAGGGAAGCACTTCATATGGCAGGTGATACTGGTTTAGCTGTTCATTGAACAAATTCTGCACCTTTTCCAAATAACCTTTCAAGAAGGAACAAGTCAGAACAGAAGCAACTAGGTCAGAGTACAAAGAGCTACTGTACCTAGATGATATGCCTGTTTGCTACTAATCCACAGGGTGGGATGCCAGAGATCTTTTTCTTAACTGACACTTTTGGGTCACCttctggataaaaaaaaaattatatcagtCACAGATTCCGTCAAattctgaaagctgttttcctctgccttttcaaaTGAAGCTAGAAAATACTGAGCCCCTAAGGGATTGAAATATCTGGGGCTTTACATACTGAAAAGGATTAAAACAAATCCAGTCCCTTactaaaagcaattttaaaaggcCATGAAAGATGGAACTGCTTATTACTCATTAGAGGAGAAAGTTTACATTATTAAAATCAGTGTTGCTCTGAGACCTACAGTTGCtgatttcattctcttttgtttccaaaagtgTATTGAATTCTCAAATAGATAAGAGGTTTCCTTTTGAATGTTgcactttgaaaaagaaaaaaaaaatcttcttttgaTTACTCAGTTGAAAGTAGAGCAGAATTTTTTCAAGGTACATAGATAGCAATATGTTATGCATCCTATACTCTCCCGAGGCACGGCAGAATGTACAAATATTTCCCATCACGTACCACGATGCTTTCGCACAAAAACGACGTACAGCTCCTTTATTCcactggtgggtttttttggctgcgggttttttgttgtgctgttttggttttttttaaaaactaattgaCATGGTAAATATtaagcaggagaagaaaagggcaTCCACTTCCTCTCTCCATTCAATCCATTCTCATCATCAGGATTAGCCAGCATGACACAACCTCTCTGCAGTCCCCTGGGGCTGCGCAGGCTGAGCTCTAGCCTCTGCTTTCAGTAAAAGAATAAGACTGTCGTGCCAAAAGGCTCACATGCAATCTGTGGGCCAAACGCATCCCAGATGTAACTTTCACCCTGGAATTTTTGACATTGCATTCCTTATTTACAACCCACAAACCTGAGAGCTGCGAGGGAAAGGAAagtggagggaaaaggaggagatgaAGAAATGTGGAATAAGGGTAAGACAGgtaaaatactgcaaatatgtggaaaaaatggCATTAAAGCAAGCTAGATGAACAGTACCTCACTGGTACCAAGGACAATCAGAGAATGGGCTCCATATTCCAGCAATTACAAATCAAagattgaaataaaagatttatttttcttctctcaggaTTTTGCGAACTACTTTTCAGTGAAAAGATTGCCAGATGCCACCCAGACAGGAGAAAGGCAACATTTGTATATGAGACCCAAAACACCTTTATTTAGACCAAGATTCATTGATTGCTTTcgtaacatttacatttttgatccaaaaagaaataaactagAGTCGAGCACTGAATTTTCTccacaattaaaaaagaggggaaaaaaaaaagcactctcATTTACCCTGGTGATAATCTGAAGTaactgcagaagacaaaaagtTATTCTAGAGGGACTCTTTagaagggcagggagtgacaggccaagggggaatggcctgaagctgcaggaggggagatggagatgggatgtgaggcagaaatccttccctgtgagggtgctgaggccctggcacaggttgcccagagaagctgtggctgcccctggctccctggcagtgttcaaggccaggttggatggggctttgggcaacctgggctagcggagggtgtccctgcccatggcagggggttggaaccggatgggctttaaggtcccttccaacccaaactattctatgagtctatgattcaTCTTGTGGTAAAATACATCGAGTCTCTATATATGGGATTTTTAATTGGACAGAGAGATATCATTGAGGTTGCAAAGTCAAGTACTTAAAAATTAGGATACGACAGTTTGTAATTGCTTTTGAAACCTTCAATTATCTCGTTCTGCATATCCAGCCCATATAAGGAATAAGAATACGCAGAATGT contains the following coding sequences:
- the SOCS4 gene encoding suppressor of cytokine signaling 4 gives rise to the protein MAENKDSNIKNADVRPKSSRSRSADRKDGYVWSGKKLSWSKKSEHCSDAETASAAGRSGTNLKNQERKYSCSSIELDLDRSCGHRFLGRSLKQKLQDAVGQCFPIKNCSSRHTSGLPSKRKIHISELMLDKCPFPPRSELAFRWHLIKRHTAPISPKAEDWIIADLAQHEEREDQLRDNEIANGGTDSPSQSCDFTDSSSSRGDSRSELVTGKVVRSGKDESDMDSDDEVITLCTSSRKRNKPKWETDDELLRMETPPKYHTQIDYVHCLVPDLLQINNNPCYWGVMDKYAAEALLEGKPEGTFLLRDSAQEDYLFSVSFRRYSRSLHARIEQWNHNFSFDAHDPCVFHSPDITGLLEHYKDPSSCMFFEPLLSTPLNRTFPFSLQHICRTVICNCTTYDGIDALPVPPSVKLYLKEYHYKSKVRVLRIDVPEQQS